The following proteins are encoded in a genomic region of Arachis stenosperma cultivar V10309 chromosome 4, arast.V10309.gnm1.PFL2, whole genome shotgun sequence:
- the LOC130974822 gene encoding uncharacterized protein LOC130974822 translates to MERFNRACLDIQNLPTEAAIMGLINGLREEPFSHSISKKYPISLNEIQERAKKYINMEENSRLGETLKIGFSYQPWDKDKESRKKEDQFAEKPRKYYNYTPLQVSLVDVYREICNTEKIPPPRSIKHKRGGSRTEYCKYHRIYGHPTNECYDLKNVIEKLAQEGRLDWFLANRVDEPKKKRRNEENGRAERPPNTPERHIHMINRGFSGGGISKSSSKRHLKEVYHVREGDRSPELPTITFTQEDAMGIILGHDDPVVVTIILANANLHRTLVDQGSSTDILFKSAFDKLGLQEKELKAYPNSLFGLGDAPIQPLGYILLHTTFRKGTRSRR, encoded by the coding sequence atggaaagatttaaTAGAGCATGCCTTGACATACAAAATCTTCCAAcagaagcggccatcatggggcTCATCAACGGCCTACGAGAAGAACCTTTTAGTCACTCCATATCCAAAAAATACCCAATATCTCTGAACGAGATACAGGAACGGGCaaaaaagtacatcaatatggaggagaaCTCCCGATTAGGAGAAACCTTAAAGATTGGATTCTCCTACCAACCTTgggataaggataaagagtccaggAAAAAAGAAGACCAATTTGCTGAGAAGCCCAGGAAATATTACAACTACACCCCTCTTCAGGTGTCCCTTGTAGATGTCTACCGAGAAATATGCAACACGGAAAAGATTCCACCCCCTCGTTCGATTAAACATAAGAGAGGAGGAAGTCGGACAGAGTATTGCAAATACCATCGAATTTATGGGCACCCTACCAACGAGTGCTACGACTtgaagaatgtcatagaaaagctggccCAAGAAGGGAGATTAGATTGGTTCCTAGCCAATAGAGTGGATGAgccaaaaaagaaaagaaggaacgAAGAGAATGGAAGAGCTGAACGTCCCCCTAACACCCCTGAAAGACATATCCACATGATCAATAGAGGATTTTCAGGAGGAGGAATTTCTAAATCATCAAGCAAAAGACACCTTAAAGAGGTGTACCATGTTAGGGAAGGGGACAGGTCACCCGAGCTCCCCACTATCACCTTCACTCAAGAAGACGCCATGGGCATCATTCTTGGGCATGATGACCCCGTAGTCGTTACCATCATATTAGCCAATGCCAATCTCCACCGAACATTggttgaccaaggaagctctaCGGATATACTGTTCAAAtccgccttcgacaagcttgGCTTACAAGAGAAAGAGCTCAAAGCATATCCTAATAGCCTATTTGGACTCGGAGACGCCCCAATCCAGCCACTTGGATACATTCTGCTACACACGACCTTCAGAAAGGGGACACGATCTAGACGCTAA